A genomic segment from Bacteroidales bacterium encodes:
- the rbfA gene encoding 30S ribosome-binding factor RbfA — translation MESIRQQKVARMVQRELSEYFQQQSHALFEGALITVTVVRMSPDLSLAKVYLSIYDLKQKPENIFNLVEENKKIIRHALGQRIRNKIKSIPEIAFFIDDSLEYSQRIEELLKK, via the coding sequence ATGGAAAGCATTCGACAACAAAAAGTAGCACGTATGGTACAACGCGAACTAAGCGAGTATTTTCAACAACAATCTCATGCTTTGTTCGAAGGAGCTTTAATTACTGTTACCGTAGTACGTATGAGCCCCGACTTATCGTTAGCAAAAGTTTACCTTAGCATATACGATTTAAAACAAAAGCCCGAAAACATATTTAATCTGGTTGAAGAAAATAAAAAAATAATTCGGCATGCTTTAGGTCAACGCATCCGAAATAAAATAAAATCGATCCCCGAAATAGCTTTCTTTATAGATGATTCGCTCGAATATAGTCAACGCATCGAAGAACTGCTAAAAAAATAA